From a region of the Mercurialis annua linkage group LG1-X, ddMerAnnu1.2, whole genome shotgun sequence genome:
- the LOC126677589 gene encoding protein TIC 214-like yields MGMNEEIQNDLIPNFTLLFFHKFVILYNTYKIKPWAIPIQFLFFNFHENVSKNNKSNKKENGDLFTTSNENKIIELKNRNQEEKEFEDQVDFGSVFANHEKDIEEDYMDLGMKKHKHKKQNKSHTEVELDFFLKRYLCFQLRWNGSLNQKIINNIKIYYCLLLRLTNPRKIILSSIQRQEISLNILMVQKDLTLTELMKKGILIIEPVRLSIKNDGQFRLYQTVGIILVHKNKQQINQKYRDKMDSISIERHQSRIGNRDKNNYDLAVPENILSPKRRRELRILISLNLKNKNNIHINTEICNANTIKNGGPVFAKSKDFVREKNKLIKFKFFLWPNFRLEDLACMDRYWFDTNNASRFNMVRICIYPQLNFC; encoded by the coding sequence aTGGGAATGAATGAAGAAATACAAAATGATCTGATACCCAATTTTACACTTTTGTTCTTTCACAAATTTGTGATACTTTACAACACATATAAGATAAAACCGTGGGCGATACCAAtccaatttcttttttttaattttcatgaaaatgttagtaaaaataataaaagcaaCAAGAAAGAAAATGGCGATCTTTTTACTACATCaaacgaaaacaaaattattgaattaaaGAATCGAAatcaagaagaaaaagaattcGAAGACCAAGTAGACTTTGGATCTGTTTTCGCCAATCACgaaaaagatattgaagaagaTTATATGGATTTAGGTAtgaaaaaacataaacataaaaagcaAAACAAAAGTCATACGGAAGTCGAACTGGATTTCTTCCTAAAACGATATttatgttttcaattaagatggAATGGttctttaaatcaaaaaataatcaataatatcaaaatatattattgtcTCCTGCTTAGACTGACAAATCCACGAAAAATTATTCTATCTTCTATTCAAAGGCAAGAAATAAGTCTGAATATTCTAATGGTTCAGAAAGATTTAACTCTTACAGAATTGATGAAAAAGGGAATATTGATTATCGAACCTGTCCGTCTGTCGATAAAAAATGATGGACAATTTCGTTTGTATCAAACTGTAGGTATCATATTAGTTCATAAGAACAAAcaacaaattaatcaaaaatacaGAGACAAAATGGATTCTATTTCTATTGAAAGGCATCAAAGTCGAATTGGAAATAGagacaaaaataattatgatttagCTGTTCCCGAAAATATTTTATCCCCGAAACGCCGTAGAGAATTAAGAATTCTAATttctttgaatttaaaaaataaaaacaatattcatataaatacaGAAATTTGCAATGCTAATACTATAAAAAATGGTGGTCCCGTTTTTGCTAAAAGTAAAGATTTTGTTAGAgagaaaaataaactaattaaattcaaattttttcttTGGCCCAATTTTCGATTAGAAGATTTAGCTTGTATGGATCGTTATTGGTTCGATACTAATAATGCCAGTCGGTTCAATATGGTAAGGATATGTATCTATCCACAGTTGAATTTTTGTTAA
- the LOC126677509 gene encoding protein TIC 214-like, with the protein MIFKSFILGNLVSLCMKIINSVVVVRLYYGFLTTFSMGPSYLFLLRARVIEEGKEGTEKKVSATTCFITGQLMMFISIYYAPLHLALGRPHTITGLALPYLLFHFFWNNHKHFFDYGSTTRNSMRNLSIQFVFLNNLIFQLFNHFILPSSMLVRLLNIYMFRCNNKMLFVTSSFVGWLIGHILFMKWVGLILVWIQQNNSIRSNVLFRSNKYLVSELRNSMARIFSILLFVTCVYSLGRIPSPIFTKKLKETSETEEREEETDVQIKTTSKTKGTKQRSTEEDPSSFLFSEEKEDPDKINETEEIQVNGKEKTKDEFHFHFKETCSKNRPLYETFYLDGNQENSKFEILLEKKKKNLFGFEKPLGTILFDSKRWNRPFRYIKNDQLENAVRNEMSQYFFYICRSDGKEKISFTYPISLSTFLEMVQRKMFLFKTEKLSSDDLYNRWN; encoded by the coding sequence AtgatttttaaatcttttatacTAGGTAATCTAGTATCCTTATGCATGAAGATAATCAATTCGGTCGTTGTGGTCAGACTCTATTATGGATTTCTGACCACATTCTCCATGGGGCCCTCTTATCTCTTCCTTCTCCGAGCTCGGGTTATAGAAGAAGGAAAAGAAGGAACGGAGAAGAAGGTATCAGCAACAACATGTTTTATTACGGGACAGCTCATGATGTTCATATCGATCTATTATGCGCCTCTGCATCTAGCATTGGGTAGACCTCATACAATAACTGGCCTAGCTCTACCCTATCTTTTGTTTCATTTCTTCTGGAACAATCACAAACACTTTTTTGATTATGGATCTACTACCAGAAATTCAATGCGTAATCTTAGCATTCAATTTGTATTCCTGAATAATCTCATTTTTCAATTATTCAACCATTTTATTTTACCAAGTTCAATGTTAGTCAGATTACTCAACATTTATATGTTTCGATGCAACAACAAGATGTTATTTGTAACAAGTAGTTTTGTTGGTTGGTTAATTGGTCacattttatttatgaaatggGTTGGATTGATATTAGTCTGGATACAGCAAAATAATTCTATTAGATCGAATGTACTTTTTCGATCTAATAAGTACCTTGTGTCAGAATTGAGAAATTCTATGGCTCGAATCTTTAGTATTCTCTTATTTGTTACCTGTGTCTACTCTTTAGGCAGAATACCGTCACCCATTTTTACTAAGAAACTGAAAGAAACCTCAGAAACGGAAGAAAGAGAGGAAGAAACAGATGTACAAATAAAAACAACTTCCAAAACGAAGGGGACTAAACAAAGATCCACCGAAGAAGATCCTTCTTCTTTCCTTTTTTCGGAAGAAAAGGAGGATCCGGACAAAATCAACGAAACGGAAGAGATCCAAGTGaatggaaaagaaaaaacaaaggaTGAATTCCATTTTCACTTTAAAGAGACATGCTCTAAAAATAGACCACTTTATGAAACTTTTTATCTGGATGGGAATCAAGAAAATTCGAAGTTCGAAATATtgctagaaaaaaaaaagaaaaatctttTCGGATTTGAAAAACCTCTTGGAACTATTCTTTTTGACTCTAAACGTTGGAATCGCCCATTTcgatatataaaaaatgatcaGCTTGAGAATGCTGTAAGAAATGAAATGtcgcaatattttttttatatatgccGAAGTgatggaaaagaaaaaatatcttTTACATATCCAATTAGCTTGTCAACTTTTTTGGAAATGGTACAGAGAAAGATGTTTTTGTTCAAAACAGAGAAACTCTCTTCTGATGACTTGTATAATCGTTGGAATTAA